Genomic window (Acidobacteriota bacterium):
AAAGACGCTGAAGACTGCTGTGCTTACGCCGATTGCCAAGCCGAGTGTTACGACAACGCAGAGAGTAAAAGCGGGGCTCGACCGCAGGCGGCGCCAGCCATAAAGCAACTCTCTCTCAAAACTCATCGGGTCTTACCGGCGAGAGTGTATCATGGCGGCTAGTCGCCGGCACGCAAGGATATGTCCGGGAGGCGGGTCCCGAAGTGGGACGCTGTGATCAGTCTTCTTAGAGTCATGTCATTCTCCTTTTATAGGTTTGATTTACGCATATATAGCCTGGTTGATAGCATTGCCATCAAAGCGCGTAACCTAAGTAAGGCTCCGCCGCCGGAATCGAAGTAGCTAAACGACCATCGGAGTAAGTGTGCTCTAACCTGGGTGTAGAGAATCAGTGCATGCTGTCAGGAGCGTTGCCGACCCATGCCCCGGTCAGGCTTTTAGTAGCGATAATCTTCCTGGCATTTTACAAAAAAGAATAACTGCCTGTGAAGCACCTCAGAGTGGTCCTTTCGGACCGATACGATATCCGGGGGTTCCTTTATTTTGCTGCTGGTGGGGTCGAGGAAGCGGAGGGGAATTCGAGTTCGACGCGCAGGCCGCCCAGGGGGGATTGGACCAGGCGCATGCTGTGGCGGTCGGAGTAGAGGCGCTGCAGGCGCTCGGCGGTGCTGGAGAGTCCGCGGCCTTTGTCGAGCATCTCCTCGGGCTCGAGCCGGGAGCCGACGCCGTCGTCTTCCACCACCATCAGCAGCCGGTCCTGGCCGGAGGGGCGGATTTCCACCCTCAGGCGCCCCCCCTCGGAACGCGGGGAGAGTCCGTGGCGGATGGCGTTTTCGACCAGAGGCTGGAGCAGGAATGGCGGCACCTGCCGGGCGCTCAGGCAGGCCTCCACCTCGACCTCGCTGTGCAGGGTCCCGGCAAATCGGGTCTCCATGATCTCAAGGTAGATCTCAAGGGTCTTCAGCTCTTCCTTGAGCGGGACCAACTGACGGCCCTCGGCCGCCAGGGAGAGACGCAGCAAGTCGCTCAGCCGCGTGATCATGCGGTCGGCCGCTTCCACGTCCTCATGCATGAGGGAGGAGATCATGTTGAGGGTGTTGAAGAGGAAGTGAGGTTGCAGGCGTCCCTTGATGTTCTCCAGGCGGGCCTCCAGCAGGCGGTTTTGCAGGTGCGAGGCTTCCAGTTGCTGCCCGCGGAAACGGGCGTAGTAATACCAGCCCTGGGCCAGCAGCACGATGACCCAGTAAAGGCCCACGTCTTTGTAGAACTCGTAGAGCAGGTCGTTCCTGAAATCGACCCAATCGCTGCTGAAGACGTAGGTCTCCGCAAAGAGCAGGCCCAGGGCAATCTTGCGCAACAGGACCATGCCCCCGGTGTGGGCCAGCGAGAAGAGGGGAAGAGCCAGCAGGTGGGCGGCCAGGTGCCTTTTCCACGTCTCCTTTCGCAGCGGGAAGCGGCGGGTGACCCAGGCCACCAGAGGCACCAGCAGGCCGATCATGTAGAGGCTGGACATCTCGTAGATGATGGGTCTGTAGGCCGGAGTGCCGAAGGGCGCCATGTCGGTTACCGCGGTGGCCGCGTTGAGGACACCCAACGCCGTCCAGAAGGCGAAATAGATGCCCCATCGCAGCATGGCGGAGGGGACCAGATCGGCCACGGTAAAGCGCTCTGACCTGTCGGCCGACTGCCGGCGGGCAATCATTGCAGCCTCCATCTCAATCCGCCGTGAACCAGGCGCGGCGTCCCCAGCCGTTCCAGCGGAGTGGCGTCGAAGGCATAGCGGCGGTCCAACAGGTTTTCAGCGGCGGCGAACATTTCCCAGGACTCGCCCAGGGGAAGGGAAGCGCTGAGATCGACAAGGGCATAGCCGCCCAGGCGCACCGAGTTGAGGTCGTCGTTGAACTGGCTGGAAAGGTAACGCACCTCGATTCCGCCCTTCCAAGCCGGCGTTTGGCGGAAGAGTCCCAAGGAGGCCTGGTGGAGAGGAGCCTGGGGAAGGCGGAGTCCGCTCGATTCGACCTGGGAGAAGGAATAGAGATAGGCGGCGCGCATTTCCCAGGCGCCCCGGCGGTGCCGGCCTTCGAATTCCCATCCCCGGATGTCGACCGGCCCCAGGTTCTGGCGGCGGCGCAGGATACCGTCGGGGCCGCTGCTCAGGGTGACGTTTCCCACCGGATCGCGGAGAGAGGTGGCGAAGGCGTTGAAGCGCAGCAGAAGGTGGCGTCCGGGGTGGAGGTCGAAACCGGCTTCATATCCCCACAGACTCTCCGATGCCAGCTCGGGATTGGCCAGCGTGAAGGCATTGCCCACCTGGAAGGGGCGATGAAGTTCGTTGAGCGTGGGCGCCCGGAATCCGCGATAGAGAGAGGTGCGAACGGTGAGGCTGTGGGCGGCCCTCCACACCAGTCCGGCGCGGGGGTTGGCTTCGCCCTGGGTGGAGTTGTTTTCCCAGGCGTCCAGGCGCAGGCCCAGCAGCAGGTCGAGGCGGGGATGGAGGGTGCGCACGTCCTGCAGGAAGAGTCCGGCCAGGTTCTGGGCCCTGCCGTCCCATTCCACCCGCCTCCAGTCGGCGCCGATCAGCAGGCGTCCGCTCAGGGTGGCGGAGATGGATGATCCCAGCGCCAGCGTGTCGAAGCGCTGCACGGCGGTCTGCACCTCGCTGTTGCGGTCCGGCGAAAGGCGCGAGAAGCGGTTGTCGAAGCGTCCGCTTTGCAGGTGGAAGCTCCAGCGCCAGTTGGGACGCTGCAATCCCGCCTGGAAAAGCTGAAAGCGGGAACCGTTGCGTTGCAAGGGGGTGCCGTTGCCGCGGTCCTCGTGATAGAGGTTGACGGTGGCGTGCAGATCCTTGTAGGTCAAGCGTCCCAGGAAGCTTTGAAAGGCCAGGTCGAGAGGACGGTCGATCCGGCCGCGCTGTTTCTCGGGGACCACGAAGAATCCCTGGCTGTCGAAAAAGCGCCCGGCCACCAGGTAGCTGAGGTCGCCGCCGCCGCCGCCCGCCGCCGCCTGGCCGTTGAAGGACTGGAAGCGTCCGCCCTCGATTTCGCCTTCCAGAAAGGTCTCTCCCGGAGAGCGGGTGAGCAGTTGCAGGGTGCCGCCCAGAGCCGAGCTTCCGTAGAGCTGGCTGCCCCCTCCGCGGGCCACCTCCACCGCTTCAAGGGCCAAGGTGGGCAGCCGGTTCCAGTAGACCCATCCGCCGAAGGGGTCGTTGAGCGGGATGCCGTCCAGCATGACCAGCGAACGGCTGGCACCGCTGGGTCCGATGCCGCGCAGAGAGACGCCTTGGGTGGTGGGGTGGGCGATCAGGCTGCTGGAGCGGCGGAAGAGGCTGAACCCGGGGACGCGCCGCAGCTTGTCGTCCAGCGTCAGTCCGGCGGCGTCCATCAGGTCCTGACGGTCGAAGCGCGTGACCAGCGAGACCGAGTCGGCGAGTTCCTCACGCTGCCCCGAAGCCGTGACGACGATGGTTTCCTGCAAAGGCGGAGGCTCTTCCTGGGGCTTGCGTTCCTCAGAGGAGGCCTTTTCCTGCTCTTTCCTCTCGTCCAGAGCGGGAGAAGCCACCGCCAGGACCGTCGTCAGCGCGGCTGCCAGTAATCCGGTCCACACGAACTTCATTATGCCATCCGCCATCAGTCCTGCCCGCCGGGCAGGGCGAAGGCCACCAGTTGATCGGAGAGGGTGGTGCCCAGGCCACCATGTCCTCCGGCGGCGATGACCACGTACTGGCGGCCCTGGTGGATGTAGCTCATAGGGGTAGCCTGTCCGCCTCCGGGCAGCGCGTGACTCCACAGCTCCCTTCCCGTCTTGAGATCGAGGGCGCGCAGATTCTCGTCCTGTGCGGCGGAGACGAAGACCAGTCCCCGGGCGGTGATCATGGGGCCCCCCAGGGTGATCGAACCCCACTGCCTGGCCCGGGGATGGTCTTGCAGGGCCTTGACGTAGCCGGCCGGGATCTCCCAGAGGATTTTCCCCGCCTTAAGGTCGAGCGCCACCGTTTTGCCCCAGGGAGGAGGCGTGCAGGGAAGCCGGCTCGGCGACAGCAGGGGCCTTCGGCTCATGCCGTAGGGCGTCCCTCTCTGAGCTGTGAATTGCAGGTCGAGGCGGTCCTTTTCGGCTTGGCGCCGGCGCCGCTCGAAGTCGTCCCGGGGAACCAGGCTGACCTGGAAGGCCAACTGATTGACGTTGGTGACCATGATTCCGCTCTCGGGGTGCACGGCGGCTCCTCCCCAATTGACTCCGCCCACGTTTCCCGGCCAGAAGAGGCTGCCTTGCAGGCTGGGCGGAGTGAAGACGCCTTTCCAGCGCAATTCCTTCAAGGCCCGGCTGCAGTATTCCCTGTCTTCCTCGGAGATCCCCCAGGCTTCCGGTTCGTCCGGCATGGGGTCATGCAGCCAGGGCAGGGAAGAGAAGGGCTGGGTGGGCCAGGATTGTTCTCCTTCGACGTCGCTCTGCGGCACGGGACGCTCTTCCACCGCAAAGACCGGTTTGCCGCTTTCCCGGTGGAGGACGAAGACCTGTCCCATCTTGGTGTTGGCCACTACCACGGGGACGGTTTCCCCCTCGCGCTGCAGGTCGAAGAGGATGGGCTGGGCGGCGATGTCATAGTCCCACAGGTCGTGGTGGACGACCTGAAAGTGCCAGGCTACCGAGCCGTCCTCGGCGCGCAGGGCCACGATGCTGTTGGCGTAGCGGTTGTCGCCGGGACGCTCGCCGCCGTAGAAGTCGGGGGCGGCGCTTCCCGTGGGGACGAAGACCAGGCCGCGTTCAGGATCGGCGGAAAAGACCGTCCAGGCGTTGGCGGCTCCCGTGCGCCTGGCGGACTCGGGATTCCAGGCCTCCCATCCGGGATCGGAGGGCCGTTTGGGGACGGGGTTGAAGCTCCAGCGCAGGCGTCCGCTGCGCAGGTCGTAGGCCCTCACCGTTCCCCACTCGACTTCAACCCGTCGGTTGTCGCCTTGGGCCGATCCCACCACCACTATGTCGCCTACCACCGTGGGCGGGGAAGTGACTTCGTATTCGCCGATTTCGACTTGGCCCACACCCTTTTTGAGGTCCAGCGGACGACCCGAAGCGAAGTCCTGGCAGGGGCGTCCCGTGGAGGCGTCCAGAGCATGCAGACGGGCATCCTGAGAGGCGAAGAAGATGCGGGCCGCGCAAGCCGTCCCTCGCTCGGCTCGGGGATCGCGCCAGGCGGCTACGCCGCGCGTCACCAGCGATTCGGAATAGCCTTCCTCCAGATCGATCTTGGGATCGAACGTCCACCTCTCCTTTCCGCCCGCGGGGTCGAGAGCGATGACGCGGCTGAAGGGGGTGGAAAAATAGAGCGTTCCCTCAAAGAGTATCGGCGTGGCTTCGAACTTCGACTTGCGCCGTCCCCTTTCTCCCCGGCTGACGTCTCCGCTGCCATAGCTCCAGGCCTGCTCGAGGCGGGCCACGTTGTCGGCCGTGATCTGGCCAGCCGGCGAGAAGCGGGTGCCTCCCATGTCGGCGCCATAATGGGTCCACGTGCTTTCGCCGTCCTGCTGGGCGGGCGCTGCGGTTGGTGATTGTGCTTCGGCCCAGAAACCCGCCGGCGCCAGCATCGCCAGCAGGGCCGCAACCAGAAGGCTAGCCTTTCGTCCCGTCTTTTTCATGCAATACTCCAGTCTGACCCGCTTCACTCCCTGACGGGCACCATTGCACGCCACAGGGAAAGACGGCCGCAAGGGACAAGTGACGAGAAGGGGATAAGGCGTGACGAACGGGGGAGCCAGGGTCGGCGGCGGATCGCCGCTGCTCAGTCGACAGAGCCGGACAGAAGCAAGGCCCGCCGGGGCGCCTCCGGAGAACGAGGGGTGTGCGGCTTCATTCCCCGGGCGCGCCTGAGCGGGCCCCGCAACTCAATAAGATGGCAAACTTGGCGTATACTCTAGGCTGGATAATGGCCTGGTTCGTAGAGCCATTTTTTGCTTTTTCGGGGGTCCAATTATGGCGGCCAAGAGATCTTCAGGTGCGATTCTGGCGATGCTGGCGCCGCGGCGCTCCAGCTCGGTTCCCCTGCAGCGGCAGCTTTACGAGGCCATCCGGGGGGCCATTCTGGAGGGAGGACTGCCTCCGGGAACCCGTTTGCCCTCCAGCCGCGCCTTGGCGGAAGAATGGAGCCTGGGCCGCAATACGGTGGTCAATGCTTTTGAGCAACTGGCGGCGGAAGGCTATCTGAACAGCCGCATCGGTTCGGGGACCTACGTTTCCGACAACCTGCCCGAGGAGTTTCTGCAAGTTGAAGAAGGCCAGGCGGCACCGGCCCGAAATCGAGGGGATCTGGTGTCGACCTCCCTTTCCACAAGGGCTCAGTGGTACGCCGATCTGCAGATGACTCCCGACCCCGAGTCGCCCGTCCCTTTCTCGCCGGGACTGCCGGCCCTGGATGCTTTTCCCGCCGAGCAGTGGCGCCGCATCGCCTCACGCCGCATGCGCCGCATCACGCGCCGCGATCTCAGCTATGGAGATCCCAGCGGACTGACTTCGCTGCGCCAATCGCTGGCCTCTTATCTCAACACGGCGCGCGGAGTGCGCTGCACCTGGCGCCAGATCCTCATCCTCTCCAGTTCTCAGCAGGGACTCGACCTTTGTGCCCGCGTCCTGCTCGAACCCGGCGACCGGGTGTTGATGGAGGAGCCCGGCTACCTGGGCGCACGGGGGGCCTTGGGGGCGGCTGGGGCCGAGCTGATCCCTGTCCCGGTGGACGCCGACGGCATGCGGGTGGAGCAGGGCATCGAAGAGACCCCTGGGGCCCGTCTGGTCTACGTGACCCCCTCCCACCACTTTCCCCTGGGCCCGATGCTCAGCCTGCGCCGCCGCCTGGCCCTGTTGGAGTGGGCCTCCCGTTCGGGAGCCTGGATTGTGGAGGATGACTACGACAGCGAGTTCCGCTACTCCGGTCAGCCCTTGGCTTCTCTGCAGGGGCTGGACGAAGGCGGACGGGTCTTCTATCTGGGCACTTTCAGCAAAGTCCTCTTTCCCTCCCTGCGTCTGGGATATCTGGTGGTTCCCGAGTCCTTGGTCGAGGCTTTCACCTCGGCCCGATCGCTGATGGACGGTCACCCTCCATCCTTCACTCAGCAGGTCTTGGCCGACTTTATCGAAGAAGGACACTTCTCGGCCCACATCCGGCGCATGCGCGGCCTCTATCGCCGCCGCATGCTCAGTCTGGTGGACGCCCTGCGCGAGGAGACCGGGGGCGGGACCGAGGTGAATCCTGTCGAATCGGGTATGCACCTGGTGCTCGACCTTGAGGACCACGTGGACGACACGGCTCTAAGCCGCCGGGCCTGCGAGGAACGAATCGACGCTCCTTCGCTTTCCCGCTACTACCTGGGACCTGCACGCCGAAAGGGCCTGCTTCTGGGCTTCTGCGGAGTCCCTACCCACGAGTTGAAGCGGGGCGCCGGAGTGCTTGGAGCATTGCTTGAGTCTCTTGGATGAAGCAGGTAACTTGCTGTACCCAATGGCCTCAAAGCATGGTATCCTCTCTCGATTATGGTTCCGTTGCTCATGACCCTGTCGGTCCTCTTGGTTGCTTTTCAAGAGCCTCTTCAAATCGAGGCCCGCTCGGTCATGCGGTCAGAGCTTCCCGAGCCGATTCCCCCTCAGGTCTTCCACGAAGGGTTCGCCTTAATCGAGGTTCAGATCACCAATCATCGCCAGGAGGCGTGGAGTTTCGATCCCGAAGAAGTGGTGCTGCGCAATCCCAAGGGCAAGATACTGAAGCAGGCCGTGGGGACCGACATCGCTCCCCGCCTGGTCGATTACTATCGCGGAGGAAGGCCCCTCTACGGGGCGGAAGCTTACGGGGGCAGCCGCATTCCCCGTCAAACCCGCTTGGACAGCCGTTCCCATCCCTCTCAGGCTGGATCTTCGAAAGTGCCGGCGACCATCGGCCAGGAAATCCGTGATTTATTCGACTCTTACCGTCTGCAGCCCTCCACCCTCGAGGCCGGGGAGAGCGTTCAAGGGTTCCTCTACGTTCAGAGCAAGCACTCGGGAACCCGTTTGCGCGGCGGACAGGTCGAGTTTCCTGACGGACTGCGGGCGTCGATCCGGTAGAGCACCGCTGGGGGGCAGCCGAATGAGCGGCGGAGGGGCTGAGAAATCAGCCGGCCTTGCCGGCAAACAAGCTAGAATGAAGACGGTTGGCGTAACGATATTGTTGAGGAGACATAGATGGGTCAGCAGGCGATGACAGTTGAGAAGACGGGAGCCGAGGAGATTCGCTGGGATCTGAGCGACCTCTACGAGTCGATCTCGGAGTTGGAGCAGGCTCTTCCCCGCATCGAGAAAGAGGCCGAACAATTCCAGAAGAAGCACAAGGGTAAACTGGCTTCCTATGATGCGGCTGAGATGGCCCAGGCATTGCAGGAGTATGAACAGGTTCACGACCAGGCCGGACGCGCCTATTCCTTCTCCTATCTGGATTGGACCACCAAGACCGGAGACGCAGCCAAAGGAGCGACGCTGCAAAAGGTGCGCGAGTCATACAACCGCGTCAGCCAGACCCTGCTCTTTTTCGAACTGGAGTGGATCGCCCTTCCCGACGAGAAGGCCGAGCAACTGCTGCAAAGTCCAGCCTTGAACGGCTACCGGCATTATCTTGTCCTGCAGAGAAGACTCAAGGAGCACGTCCTCAGCGAGGCGGAAGAAAAGATACTCGCCGAGAAGTCGGTGACCGGGCGTTCGGCCTGGAACCGCTTCTTCGACGAAACGCTGGGCACCGCCCGCTTTACCTTGCAGGGCGAAGAGATGGGCGAGCAGGAGGTGCTGGCCAAACTTCACGACAGCGACCGTGACCTGCGCCGGCAGGCGGCTCTCTCCTTGACGGAAGGCTTGCAGAGGACGCTGCGCGAGACGACTTTCGTTTTCAATACGCTGGTGGCCGACAAGGCTTCGGACGACCGCTTGCGCAACTATCCCCACTGGCTGGCCTCGCGAAATCTGGCGAATCAGGTCAGCGATGAAGCGGTCGAGAATCTCATCGGGGTGGTGACCTCGCGCTATGACCTGGTAGCCCGGTTCTACAACTTGAAAAAGCGCCTGCTGGGTTATGACGAGTTGTTCGACTATGACCGCTATGCTCCCATCGTCCAGTCCGATCGCCGCTACGACTGGGCCGAGGCCCGCACGGTTGTGCTTGAAGCCTACCGTGCCTTTCATCCTGAAATGGCCCGTGTTGCCGAGATGTTTTTCGACAAGGACTGGATCGATGCACCCGTGGGCCGGTCAAAGCGGGGGGGCGCCTACAGCCACAGCACTGTCCCCAGCGCTCATCCTTATGTCTTCCTTAACTACACCGGCCGCGACCGCGACGTCCAGACGCTGGCTCACGAACTGGGTCACGGGGTGCATCAGTATCTGGCCCGCGAGCAGGGCATCCTCCACTGCGACACTCCCCTGACCATGGCTGAAACGGCTTCCGTCTTCGGAGAGATGCTGGTGTTTGAGAGCCTGCGCCGCAAGGAAGAGAATACCGCCAACGAGCTGGCCATGCTGGTGGGCAAGATCGATGACAGCATGGCTACGGTTTTCCGCCAGGTGAGCATGAACCGTTTCGAAGCCCGGCTCCATACCGCCCGGCGTGAAGACGGCGAGCTGTCGTCCGAACGCATCAGCGAGCTGTGGATCGAGGCCCAAGGGCAGATGTTTCAGGGCAGCGTGACCCTGCTCGACCATTATTCCATCTGGTGGAGCTACATCCCCCACTTCATCCATACGCCCGGCTATGTCTACGCCTACGCTTTCGGAGAGCTGATGGTGATGGCTCTTTTCGCCCGCTACCGCGAGGAGGGCGAGTCCTTCGCCCCCAAGTACCTGGAACTTCTGACGGCCGGCGGGTCGGACTGGCCCTACGAGCTGGCCGGCAAGGTGGGGGTCGACTTGCGTGACCCCGACTTCTGGGCTCAGGGCCTGGCAGCCATCGAAGCCCTCATCGACAAAGCCGAGGAACTGGCCGACGAATTGGCTTAAGAGGCTCCTACCAAGGTCGAACGACCACTAGGTTATAATCTACTATCATGAGCGAGCAGTCCTTTTCCTGGTGGCGAGTCGGAATCGGTAAAGCGGGCGGCGTCTTTCTGGGGGCCGTACTCCTCTTCGCGGCTTGGGCCAAAGCCATCCATCCCGACCTCTTCGTCGAGCAGATTAGCCATCACGGACTCGACTTTCTGCTCTCGGCCCAAGCGGTGGCCTACATCGCGCTGGTCATCGAGATCGTCCTGGGTATGGCTCTGCTGCTGGGCGTCGACCGTCTCTGGGTGCTCTGGCCCAGCGCAGCTTTGGTGGCCTTCTTTCTCTTCTTAACGGGTCACAACTACTATCTCGACAGCCAGGGTCTGCTGGAGGAAGGCGCCGGTTGCGGCTGTTTCGGAAGTCTCGTCCAACGCACCCCGGCCGAGGCTTTCTGGCAGGATCTGTTGCTGCTCGTGCCTCCCTTGATGCTGGCCTTTTGGGGACGGCGCCGGGGAGAGTCGTCCTTCCCGACTTTGCGCCTGGCCGCCGGTGTTCTTCTTGCGGGTGCCGGGCTTTGGCTGACCGCCAACGCCTACGAGTTGCCCCTTGACGATTACGCCACCCAGCTCGCAGAGGGCGACCGGGTGGAGAAGATCTGCCTGGGCGAGGGCGCCGGGGAGGTGTGCCTGCCTGACCTGTTTCCCGGACTGCAAGAGGGAGACCACGTCGTCATCCTGTCCAAGCTCGGTGACGCCCAATTGCTTTCGGCCATGCCCCAGATCAACCAGTACGCCATGAGCGGCACGGGACCCAAGCTGTGGGTGGGCACGCCCGACCTTCCCGAAGAAATCTTCAACTTCACCTTCAGCCAGGGACCGGCCTTCGAGCCCCGCGAAGTGTCGGAGACCTTCCTCAAGCCGCTGGTGCGAAGACTGCCGCGCTCGTTTGTGGTGCGCGACGGGGTGGTGGAGGAGACCTTTTCGGGCTTGCCGCCGCTGCAGGACCTGTCGGGGCAGCCGGCCACCTGATCGGCTCGCGGCCTGATTTCCCGTTGTCGGCTATCCGACCGCCCCCTGAATGGATTTTCCCTCTGGCGGCATCCATGTTTAAGAATGGTCGCAGGGGTTGAAAACGATTTGGGAAAGGTTGATGCTCGATGGGAATCGGTGCTGTCCTGGCTCGGCCGGTTGAAGCGGTCAAGTCTCTCTTCGATACCAGTTTTGATCCGGCTCGGGCGCGGCGTCTGCCGATCACCGGCGAAGCGGGCGAATCTAACGTCAAGGGACTCTACCTGGCGGGTGAAATCGCTGGTACGCCGCTGATCAAGCTGGGGCTCAACCGTGGACGGGCGGTCATCGACCATATCCTCAAGAACGATCTCAAAATAGATCCCCAGACCCGTGCTGAAGAGGCCGGCGGTTGGGACCGCAACCAGGACCGCCAAGGCGAATGGCTGGACGTGCTGATCGTGGGTGCCGGGTCCGCCGG
Coding sequences:
- a CDS encoding pyrroloquinoline quinone-dependent dehydrogenase — encoded protein: MKKTGRKASLLVAALLAMLAPAGFWAEAQSPTAAPAQQDGESTWTHYGADMGGTRFSPAGQITADNVARLEQAWSYGSGDVSRGERGRRKSKFEATPILFEGTLYFSTPFSRVIALDPAGGKERWTFDPKIDLEEGYSESLVTRGVAAWRDPRAERGTACAARIFFASQDARLHALDASTGRPCQDFASGRPLDLKKGVGQVEIGEYEVTSPPTVVGDIVVVGSAQGDNRRVEVEWGTVRAYDLRSGRLRWSFNPVPKRPSDPGWEAWNPESARRTGAANAWTVFSADPERGLVFVPTGSAAPDFYGGERPGDNRYANSIVALRAEDGSVAWHFQVVHHDLWDYDIAAQPILFDLQREGETVPVVVANTKMGQVFVLHRESGKPVFAVEERPVPQSDVEGEQSWPTQPFSSLPWLHDPMPDEPEAWGISEEDREYCSRALKELRWKGVFTPPSLQGSLFWPGNVGGVNWGGAAVHPESGIMVTNVNQLAFQVSLVPRDDFERRRRQAEKDRLDLQFTAQRGTPYGMSRRPLLSPSRLPCTPPPWGKTVALDLKAGKILWEIPAGYVKALQDHPRARQWGSITLGGPMITARGLVFVSAAQDENLRALDLKTGRELWSHALPGGGQATPMSYIHQGRQYVVIAAGGHGGLGTTLSDQLVAFALPGGQD
- a CDS encoding PLP-dependent aminotransferase family protein, encoding MAAKRSSGAILAMLAPRRSSSVPLQRQLYEAIRGAILEGGLPPGTRLPSSRALAEEWSLGRNTVVNAFEQLAAEGYLNSRIGSGTYVSDNLPEEFLQVEEGQAAPARNRGDLVSTSLSTRAQWYADLQMTPDPESPVPFSPGLPALDAFPAEQWRRIASRRMRRITRRDLSYGDPSGLTSLRQSLASYLNTARGVRCTWRQILILSSSQQGLDLCARVLLEPGDRVLMEEPGYLGARGALGAAGAELIPVPVDADGMRVEQGIEETPGARLVYVTPSHHFPLGPMLSLRRRLALLEWASRSGAWIVEDDYDSEFRYSGQPLASLQGLDEGGRVFYLGTFSKVLFPSLRLGYLVVPESLVEAFTSARSLMDGHPPSFTQQVLADFIEEGHFSAHIRRMRGLYRRRMLSLVDALREETGGGTEVNPVESGMHLVLDLEDHVDDTALSRRACEERIDAPSLSRYYLGPARRKGLLLGFCGVPTHELKRGAGVLGALLESLG
- a CDS encoding MauE/DoxX family redox-associated membrane protein codes for the protein MSEQSFSWWRVGIGKAGGVFLGAVLLFAAWAKAIHPDLFVEQISHHGLDFLLSAQAVAYIALVIEIVLGMALLLGVDRLWVLWPSAALVAFFLFLTGHNYYLDSQGLLEEGAGCGCFGSLVQRTPAEAFWQDLLLLVPPLMLAFWGRRRGESSFPTLRLAAGVLLAGAGLWLTANAYELPLDDYATQLAEGDRVEKICLGEGAGEVCLPDLFPGLQEGDHVVILSKLGDAQLLSAMPQINQYAMSGTGPKLWVGTPDLPEEIFNFTFSQGPAFEPREVSETFLKPLVRRLPRSFVVRDGVVEETFSGLPPLQDLSGQPAT
- a CDS encoding histidine kinase; amino-acid sequence: MIARRQSADRSERFTVADLVPSAMLRWGIYFAFWTALGVLNAATAVTDMAPFGTPAYRPIIYEMSSLYMIGLLVPLVAWVTRRFPLRKETWKRHLAAHLLALPLFSLAHTGGMVLLRKIALGLLFAETYVFSSDWVDFRNDLLYEFYKDVGLYWVIVLLAQGWYYYARFRGQQLEASHLQNRLLEARLENIKGRLQPHFLFNTLNMISSLMHEDVEAADRMITRLSDLLRLSLAAEGRQLVPLKEELKTLEIYLEIMETRFAGTLHSEVEVEACLSARQVPPFLLQPLVENAIRHGLSPRSEGGRLRVEIRPSGQDRLLMVVEDDGVGSRLEPEEMLDKGRGLSSTAERLQRLYSDRHSMRLVQSPLGGLRVELEFPSASSTPPAAK
- a CDS encoding M3 family oligoendopeptidase gives rise to the protein MGQQAMTVEKTGAEEIRWDLSDLYESISELEQALPRIEKEAEQFQKKHKGKLASYDAAEMAQALQEYEQVHDQAGRAYSFSYLDWTTKTGDAAKGATLQKVRESYNRVSQTLLFFELEWIALPDEKAEQLLQSPALNGYRHYLVLQRRLKEHVLSEAEEKILAEKSVTGRSAWNRFFDETLGTARFTLQGEEMGEQEVLAKLHDSDRDLRRQAALSLTEGLQRTLRETTFVFNTLVADKASDDRLRNYPHWLASRNLANQVSDEAVENLIGVVTSRYDLVARFYNLKKRLLGYDELFDYDRYAPIVQSDRRYDWAEARTVVLEAYRAFHPEMARVAEMFFDKDWIDAPVGRSKRGGAYSHSTVPSAHPYVFLNYTGRDRDVQTLAHELGHGVHQYLAREQGILHCDTPLTMAETASVFGEMLVFESLRRKEENTANELAMLVGKIDDSMATVFRQVSMNRFEARLHTARREDGELSSERISELWIEAQGQMFQGSVTLLDHYSIWWSYIPHFIHTPGYVYAYAFGELMVMALFARYREEGESFAPKYLELLTAGGSDWPYELAGKVGVDLRDPDFWAQGLAAIEALIDKAEELADELA
- a CDS encoding TonB-dependent receptor, whose protein sequence is MKFVWTGLLAAALTTVLAVASPALDERKEQEKASSEERKPQEEPPPLQETIVVTASGQREELADSVSLVTRFDRQDLMDAAGLTLDDKLRRVPGFSLFRRSSSLIAHPTTQGVSLRGIGPSGASRSLVMLDGIPLNDPFGGWVYWNRLPTLALEAVEVARGGGSQLYGSSALGGTLQLLTRSPGETFLEGEIEGGRFQSFNGQAAAGGGGGDLSYLVAGRFFDSQGFFVVPEKQRGRIDRPLDLAFQSFLGRLTYKDLHATVNLYHEDRGNGTPLQRNGSRFQLFQAGLQRPNWRWSFHLQSGRFDNRFSRLSPDRNSEVQTAVQRFDTLALGSSISATLSGRLLIGADWRRVEWDGRAQNLAGLFLQDVRTLHPRLDLLLGLRLDAWENNSTQGEANPRAGLVWRAAHSLTVRTSLYRGFRAPTLNELHRPFQVGNAFTLANPELASESLWGYEAGFDLHPGRHLLLRFNAFATSLRDPVGNVTLSSGPDGILRRRQNLGPVDIRGWEFEGRHRRGAWEMRAAYLYSFSQVESSGLRLPQAPLHQASLGLFRQTPAWKGGIEVRYLSSQFNDDLNSVRLGGYALVDLSASLPLGESWEMFAAAENLLDRRYAFDATPLERLGTPRLVHGGLRWRLQ